A single window of Hymenobacter sp. APR13 DNA harbors:
- a CDS encoding flavin-containing monooxygenase, with product MTPITLDTLIIGAGQAGLAAAYYLQQRGVDFALLEERQAVGDIWATRFDALRLFSPQWASGLPGRPWPGPALHYPSKDEAATYLRNYAAHFGFRVHTGQKAVSLTPNPAGGYVVGTHTGQTYQVRRVIVSTGAYSAPRIPAFAGQLPASVQQLHSSHYRNPTQIAAAGPVAVVGSGNSALQIAADLASSGRPVFAAFDDQTPAFPNNQATWVLLKATGMLRVSRYNFAGRAMMHRPEPVVLGDLQRLRQFPNAQFMGRATGATAEGTLQGRRATTPPLAAVVWATGFGPDFDWIKLPIFEADGSPRHRYGLTDAPGVAFLGLPWLNSRSSALMGGAGPDAHHVVEHLLATS from the coding sequence ATGACCCCTATTACGCTTGATACGCTCATCATCGGGGCCGGCCAGGCGGGCCTGGCGGCGGCCTACTACCTGCAGCAGCGCGGCGTAGATTTTGCACTTCTGGAGGAACGTCAGGCCGTGGGTGACATCTGGGCGACGCGCTTCGACGCGTTGCGGCTATTTTCGCCGCAGTGGGCCAGCGGGCTGCCCGGCCGGCCCTGGCCGGGGCCCGCGCTGCACTATCCGTCCAAGGATGAGGCCGCTACGTATCTGCGCAACTACGCCGCCCACTTCGGGTTCAGGGTGCATACCGGGCAGAAAGCCGTTTCGCTGACTCCCAACCCGGCTGGCGGCTACGTGGTGGGCACCCACACGGGCCAAACCTATCAGGTCCGGCGCGTGATTGTGAGCACCGGTGCCTACTCTGCCCCGCGGATTCCGGCGTTTGCCGGGCAGCTGCCGGCCAGCGTGCAGCAGCTCCACAGCAGCCATTACCGCAACCCCACGCAGATAGCCGCCGCCGGCCCCGTGGCGGTGGTAGGCAGCGGCAACTCCGCCCTGCAGATTGCCGCCGACCTGGCCAGCAGCGGCCGCCCCGTGTTTGCCGCCTTCGACGACCAGACGCCAGCCTTCCCCAACAATCAGGCTACCTGGGTGCTGCTGAAGGCCACGGGCATGCTGCGCGTGTCGCGCTACAACTTTGCAGGCCGGGCCATGATGCACCGCCCCGAGCCGGTCGTGCTCGGCGACTTGCAGCGCCTGCGCCAGTTTCCGAACGCGCAGTTTATGGGCCGGGCTACCGGGGCCACCGCCGAGGGCACACTGCAGGGCCGCCGCGCCACCACACCGCCTCTGGCAGCCGTGGTATGGGCCACCGGCTTCGGCCCCGATTTTGACTGGATCAAGCTGCCCATTTTCGAGGCCGACGGTTCTCCACGCCACCGATACGGCCTTACGGATGCACCGGGCGTAGCTTTTTTGGGCCTGCCCTGGCTGAACAGCCGCAGCTCGGCCCTCATGGGTGGCGCGGGCCCCGATGCCCACCACGTGGTAGAGCATCTGCTGGCCACATCCTGA
- a CDS encoding T9SS type A sorting domain-containing protein, whose product MMQLLRYFLLFLLLGSSLQSQAAKGPAARPARPAEERTLLIYPNPSTGIVHIAINGFEGRKLELRVLNVIGSVIYRETITELNDRFTKTLDLSKFANGLYYVKLEGDNASEMRKLVIR is encoded by the coding sequence ATGATGCAACTCCTACGCTATTTTCTACTATTTCTGCTACTTGGCAGCTCTCTGCAGAGCCAAGCCGCAAAGGGCCCAGCTGCTCGCCCTGCGCGGCCCGCCGAAGAACGCACCCTGCTGATTTACCCGAACCCGAGCACGGGTATCGTGCATATTGCCATCAATGGCTTTGAAGGCCGCAAACTGGAGTTGCGGGTACTCAACGTCATCGGCTCGGTTATCTACCGCGAAACCATCACCGAGCTCAACGACCGGTTCACCAAAACCCTTGACCTGAGCAAGTTTGCCAACGGCCTCTACTACGTGAAGCTCGAAGGCGACAATGCTAGTGAAATGCGCAAGCTTGTTATCCGCTGA
- a CDS encoding NAD(P)/FAD-dependent oxidoreductase, whose translation MDVLIIGGGLGGLVAALDLRMRGYAVTVVERQQYPFHRVCGEYISNEVLPYLRRLEADPAVLQPAQLTRFALSSPAGRLLSLPLDLGGFGVSRYTLDLHLCRLAEARGVTVLQQATVTAVAFEAATDSHTVMLADGRQLTARTVLGAFGKRSAFDRQLQRPFFQQRSPYIGVKHHLRLPGYPTDLIALHNFADGYAGISAVEDDRLCFCYLTTRQNLKSQGTIAQLEANVLGCNPHLRRILTEAEYLYAQPEVINEISFAPKSCVEEHMLLCGDAAGLITPLCGNGMAMALHGAQLAATHLHDFLQGRTTRATLETHYRHDWQRHFGQRLRVGRLVQGLFGQPVLSEAVVGGLRYLPAAVRALMRRTHGQPF comes from the coding sequence TTGGACGTTCTCATTATCGGTGGTGGATTGGGGGGGCTGGTGGCGGCCTTGGACCTGCGTATGCGCGGCTACGCCGTGACTGTGGTGGAGCGGCAGCAGTATCCGTTTCATCGGGTGTGCGGCGAGTACATTTCCAACGAGGTGCTGCCGTATCTGCGGCGCCTTGAGGCCGACCCGGCGGTGCTGCAGCCAGCCCAGCTCACCCGGTTCGCCCTCAGTTCGCCGGCCGGCCGTCTACTGTCGTTGCCGCTGGATCTGGGCGGGTTTGGGGTGAGCCGCTACACGCTCGATCTGCACCTGTGCCGGCTGGCGGAAGCCCGCGGCGTCACGGTGCTGCAGCAGGCCACCGTCACAGCCGTGGCCTTCGAGGCGGCCACCGACAGCCACACTGTCATGCTGGCCGATGGGCGGCAGCTGACGGCGCGCACGGTGCTGGGCGCCTTCGGCAAGCGCAGTGCCTTTGATAGGCAGCTACAGCGGCCGTTTTTTCAGCAACGCTCGCCCTATATCGGCGTCAAGCATCACCTGCGCCTGCCCGGCTACCCCACCGACCTGATTGCGCTGCACAACTTCGCCGACGGCTACGCGGGCATATCGGCGGTAGAGGACGACCGGCTGTGCTTCTGCTACCTCACCACGCGCCAGAACCTGAAAAGCCAGGGCACCATCGCGCAGCTGGAAGCCAACGTGCTGGGTTGCAACCCGCACCTGCGGCGCATCCTCACGGAGGCCGAGTACCTGTACGCCCAGCCTGAGGTCATCAACGAAATATCCTTCGCGCCCAAGTCGTGCGTGGAAGAGCACATGCTGCTGTGCGGCGACGCGGCGGGCCTGATTACACCGCTCTGCGGCAACGGCATGGCTATGGCCCTGCACGGCGCGCAGCTGGCCGCCACCCACCTCCACGACTTCCTGCAGGGCCGCACCACCCGCGCCACGCTGGAAACGCACTACCGCCACGACTGGCAGCGCCACTTCGGGCAGCGGCTGCGGGTAGGACGGCTGGTGCAGGGACTGTTTGGCCAGCCAGTGCTCAGCGAGGCCGTGGTGGGCGGCCTGCGATACCTGCCGGCCGCCGTGCGCGCCCTCATGCGCCGCACCCACGGGCAGCCGTTCTAG